AGCGCAATCTGACAGTACAGCCCACCGGGCATGCTATACTGAAAACCGATCGTCGTCAGCGTCTGGACCGTTCGGGGGGCTCGTAATGGAAAACTGGCTCCATCGCTATCATCCGATGGCCGAATCGCTTTCACAAGATCCCAGAGTAGCGCGTCGGTGGCCATTGTCCCGCCGGTATTCGTCAGCAACCTGTAAGCCTGTGCCATTCCACCTGGATGCTGAATAAACTCCGGATGCAGATGGAGTTGCTGAATTAGATGATGCCGCGCCAGCTGCGTCTCTCGCCTGTTTGAAGTCGGCACAAGCAGGTTCCAGATCAGTGAGTTCTCAAGCTGATTCCCTGTGCCGCCTAAAATTCGCAGCAAATTCTCATCATAAAGTCTATCGAGTCCTCCGTCGCCGCCCTCTCGCAAAGTGGCGTCCATGAACTGAAGAAAGGCCGTCGATTCGAGGAAGAGGTAGGAATCCGTCTTGTTAACCGGCGCAGGCGGAGCCGCCGGATGAAACATGCCCGTGCCCGGAAACGATGAGTCCCTTTCAAAACGTCCGACTCGATACTGAATGCCCGCTCCGGCCGTTATATAAACGCTCCCCGCTCTACCGAACAGCAACCATCCGGCGCTATCGGTCATTCGTCTGCGATACTCAAGATGGGACTGTACGGCAAGTCGAGCCGGAGTCTGGTCATCCCATCCCTGTGGCGGAGGAGATCCGATCAGACGATGGATCAACGTCTGCGACTGCTCTCCCATTGCCGGAGGACCGAGCGCCCCTATGGTTAACTCAAGATAGATGTCGCGACCGGCGCAGCTTTCGTAGATCATTCCGCCAAGATAGAGATGTGCGGCATAGTTGCGGTCCGCTGATGAGACGACAGGAGTCCTGATGTTTGAAGAAGTAAACATCGTCTGTCCGAAACTGAAGCCGACAAGAGAACGACACCCCGGTCGGTTCAATTTCCAGAATTCAAACCAGTGGTCTTTTTTCGGCATACTGCTTCCCGAAAGCCCGGAACCGAAAAGACTCATCGGTTTGGTTGCGTTAACCTGGCCGGCTGGAAACCATAGTTCAAAACGCATGCCGTTCGTGTAGTATCGATCTGAATCCCCGAAGACCGCGTCATTCTCCCAGAAGAACCGCGTTCCCCCGTCTGCTGCGATCGAAG
This region of Leptonema illini DSM 21528 genomic DNA includes:
- a CDS encoding lipid A-modifier LpxR family protein, with product MPARVRTVLLLFLLSSATSIAADGGTRFFWENDAVFGDSDRYYTNGMRFELWFPAGQVNATKPMSLFGSGLSGSSMPKKDHWFEFWKLNRPGCRSLVGFSFGQTMFTSSNIRTPVVSSADRNYAAHLYLGGMIYESCAGRDIYLELTIGALGPPAMGEQSQTLIHRLIGSPPPQGWDDQTPARLAVQSHLEYRRRMTDSAGWLLFGRAGSVYITAGAGIQYRVGRFERDSSFPGTGMFHPAAPPAPVNKTDSYLFLESTAFLQFMDATLREGGDGGLDRLYDENLLRILGGTGNQLENSLIWNLLVPTSNRRETQLARHHLIQQLHLHPEFIQHPGGMAQAYRLLTNTGGTMATDALLWDLVKAIRPSDDSDGASFPLRAPRTVQTLTTIGFQYSMPGGLYCQIALSTGPSDFLAENGYPTWHRWGSFQVGFRF